One Pristiophorus japonicus isolate sPriJap1 chromosome X, sPriJap1.hap1, whole genome shotgun sequence genomic region harbors:
- the LOC139240838 gene encoding thiol S-methyltransferase TMT1A-like — protein MALIRFVLQSVVEILVLPVTILSYIGIWDPLYKRFFPYLMVKITSAINDKLGKIKKELFDKLPDFASSSGLSILEVGCGSGANFQYYPWGCKVICTDPNPNFERFLKKSIAQNEHVKIARFIVASGEDLSQVASGSVDAVVCTLVLCTVQDIDMVVKEALRVLRPGGAFFFIEHVVADKTTWLHFFQHVIQPAWRYFGDGCCVTRDTWKNLEKANFSELNLKHIIAPFKWSLISCHIIGYGIK, from the exons ATGGCGTTGATCAGGTTTGTGCTGCAGTCCGTAGTCGAGATCCTTGTTCTGCCAGTGACCATTCTGAGCTACATCGGGATATGGGATCCTCTGTACAAACGTTTTTTCCCGTATTTGATGGTCAAAATCACGTCAGCTATCAACGACAAGTTGGGCAAAATTAAGAAGGAACTCTTCGACAAACTGCCAGACTTCGCCAGCTCTTCCGGACTCAGCATCTTGGAAGTGGGCTGTGGCTCAGGAGCCAACTTTCAGTACTACCCCTGGGGCTGCAAAGTCATTTGCACCGATCCGAACCCCAATTTCGAGCGCTTCTTGAAAAAGAGCATAGCCCAGAACGAGCATGTGAAAATCGCTAGGTTTATTGTGGCCAGTGGCGAGGATCTAAGCCAAGTGGCCAGTGGCTCGGTGGATGCCGTGGTTTGCACCTTGGTCCTGTGCACGGTTCAGGACATCGACATGGTGGTGAAGGAGGCTCTTCGAGTGCTGAGACCG GGTGGTGCGTTTTTCTTCATCGAACATGTGGTCGCTGATAAAACAACATGGCTGCACTTCTTTCAACATGTGATTCAGCCAGCATGGCGTTACTTTGGGGACGGATGCTGTGTGACCAGGGACACTTGGAAAAACCTCGAGAAAGCCAACTTTTCTGAGCTGAATCTAAAGCACATCATTGCACCTTTCAAATGGAGTTTGATTAGCTGCCATATCATCGGATATGGAATCAAATGA